Sequence from the Deinococcus radiotolerans genome:
AGTCTGGGACAAACTCCTGGCGATCGGCCTGACGCCCGCCGGACTGGGCGCGCGCGACACCCTGCGCCTCGAAGCAGGCTTCCCCCTCTACGGGCACGAATTCAGTGACACCATTCACCCGCTGAGCAGCACGTACAGCTGGGTCGTGAAGGACAAGACCCACGTCGGCCACGAGCACATCCGCATGGCCCCCACCCAGACCCTCATCGGCCTGAAACTGGAGCGCGTGCCCGTGCGCGAGGGCTACCCCGTCAAGGTCGGCGGTGAAGTCGTCGGTCACGTCACCAGCGGCACGAGCAGCCCCACCTTCGGGCACCCCATCGCCATGGCCCTCGTGAACGCCGAGCACGCCGGAGCCGACATCTTCGATGTGGAAGTGCGCGGCAAGGACCACCCCGCCACCCGCGTCGCGCTGCCCTTCTACAAACGCTGACCCGCCGCCCACGTAGGCCCGCACACACCCCCCGCGCCTGAAACCCGGAGAATACGACCATGACCACCACCCCCACCGAACTGAAGTACGCCGCCTCCCACGAATGGCTCGCCGCTGATGGCACCGTCGGCATCACCGACTTCGCGCAGGAGCAGCTGGGCGACGTCGTGTACGTCGAACTGCCCGAAGTGGGCCGCGTCGTCGAGGCCGGCGAGACCATCGCCGTCGTCGAGAGCGTCAAGACCGCCTCTGACATCTACGCGCCCGCCAGCGGCACCATCGTCGCCGTGAACGACGCCCTGAGCGGCACCCCCGAACTCGTGAACAGCGCCCCCTACGAGGGCGGCTGGCTGTTCAAACTCGACGTGACCGGCGAGGGCGACCTGATGGACGCCGCCGCGTACGAAGCCGCGAACAACTGACCTGAACGGGTGACCGGGAGCGCCACTCGGTGGCCCCCTCACCCCCAGCCCCTCTCTGCTTCGCAGCTCGTTGAGTCCCACAGGGGGAGAGGGGGTTCAACATTCTTTTTCTCCCTCTCCCCCTTTGGGAGAGGGCCGGGGTGAGGGGACGTGTGACCCGCTTCACCGCCCCACCCCCAGGAGTACTTCATGACCCGTTCCCTGACTGATCTGCTTCAGACCGCTGATTTCCTTGACCGTCACGTCGGCCCGACCGCCGCCGAGCAGGCCGCCATGCTCGCCGAACTGGGCGTGGGCAGCCTGGATGAACTGAGCGACACGACCCTGCCCGAAAGCATCCGCTTCACGGGTGACCTGAACGTGGGCGGCCCGGTCACGGAAGCGCAGGCGCTGGCCGACCTGAAGGCGGTCGCGGCGAAGAACAAGGTGTTCCGCAGTTACATCGGCATGGGGTACAGCGGCACGCACACGCCGGGCGTGATCCTGCGGAACATGCTGGAGAACCCCGGCTGGTACACCGCGTACACGCCGTACCAGGCGGAGATCAGCCAGGGTCGCCTGGAGATGCTGCTGAACTTCCAGCAGGCGATCATGGACCTGACCGCCATGCCCGTCTGCAACGCCAGCCTGCTGGACGAGGCGACCGCCGCCGCCGAGGCCATGACCCTCGCCAAGCGGGCGGGCAAGAGCAAAGGCAGCACGCTGTACGTCGCGCAGGACGTGCACCCGCAGACCATCGACGTGATCCGCACCCGCGCAGAGTACTTCGGGTACGACATCGTCACCGGACCCGCCGACGCCGAACTGCCCGAAGGCACCTTCGCGGCGCTCGTGCAGACGCCCGGCACGTACGGCGACCTGCACGACCTCTCCCCCATCGCCGAGCGCGTCCACGCCAGCGGCGGGCTGCTGATCGCCGCGACCGACCTCCTCGCCAGTGCCCTCGTGAAACCCGTGGGTGAGATGGGCGCGGACATCGTGATCGGCAGCGCGCAGCGCTTCGGCGTCCCCATGGGCTTCGGCGGGCCGCACGCGGCGTTCCTGGCGTGCCGCAGCGACTTCCAGCGCAGCATGCCCGGCCGCGTGATCGGCGTCAGCAAGGACGTCACGGGCCGCCCCGCGCTGCGCATGGCGATGCAGACGCGCGAGCAGCACATCCGCCGCGAGAAGGCCACCAGCAACATCTGCACCGCGCAGGCCCTCCTGGCGAACATGGCCGCCGCGTACGCCGTCTACCACGGCCCCGAAGGCATCCGCACCATTGCCGAGCGCACGCACCGCCTGACCGGCATCCTGGCCGCCGCGCTGCACGAGGGTGGGTTCGTCGTGAGCGAGTCGTTCTTCGACACCATCAGCTTCCACGGTGACGTGGACGCCATCCAGGCACGTGCCGAGGCGAAAGGCATCAACCTCCGCTACCACCGCTCCGAGGGTCGCGGCAGTGACGAGAACCGCGTCAGCGTCAGCCTGGACGAGACCGTCACCGTGGCCGACCTCGCGGACATCATCGAGGTCATCACGGGCAAAGCTGCCGACGTGCTGGCCCTGGACGGGCAGGCCGTGGACGGCATTCCCGCCGACCTGAAGCGCACCAGCGAGTACCTCTCGCACCCGGTGTTCAACACGCATCACAGCGAGCACGGCATGCTGCGCTACCTGAAGAGCCTGGAGAACAAGGATTACAGCCTGACGCACGGCATGATCCCGCTGGGCAGCTGCACCATGAAACTGAACGCCACCACGGAAATGATTCCCGTGACGTGGCCCGAGTTCGGCCAGCTGCACCCCTTCGCACCCGCCGACCAGACCGAGGGCTACGCGGAGATGCTGGCGGAACTGGAGGCGTGGCTGGCGGACATCACCGGGTACGACGCTGTGAGCCTCCAGCCGAACAGCGGTGCACAGGGCGAGTACGCAGGCCTGCTGGTCATCCGCAAGTACCACGAGAGTCGCGGCGAGGCGCACCGCACCATCTGCCTGATTCCCGCATCCGCGCACGGCACGAACCCCGCCAGCGCCGCCATGATGGGCATGCAGGTCGTCGTCGTGAAGACCGACGCGGACGGCAACATCGACATGGACGACCTGAAAGCCCAGGCGGAGAAGCACAGCGAGAACCTGGGCGCGCTGATGATCACGTACCCCAGCACGCACGGCGTGTACGAGGAACGCGTGACCGAAGCGTGCGAACTGATCCACCAGCACGGCGGGCAGGTTTACCTGGACGGCGCGAACATGAACGCCCAGGTCGGCCTGACCAAACCCGGCCTCATCGGCAGCGACGTTTCTCACCTGAACCTGCACAAGACCTTCGCCATTCCCCACGGAGGCGGCGGCCCCGGCATGGGCCCCATCGGCGTCAAGGCTCACCTCGCCCCGTTCCTCCCGAACCACGCCGTGCGCCCCACCTCTGACAGCAGCACCGGGGCCGTCAGCGCCGCCCCGTACGGCAGCGCCAGCATCCTCCCCATCAGCTACCTGTACATCCGCCTGCTCGGCGCGCGCGGCCTGAAAGTCGCCACGCAGGTCGCCCTGCTGAACGCCAACTACATCGCCCACCACCTCAAAGGCGCGTTCCCCGTCCTGTACACCGGCCGCAACGACCGCGTCGCGCACGAGTGCATCATCGACCTGCGCCCCCTGAAGGCCGCCAGTGGCATCAGCGAGGAGGACGTCGCCAAGCGCCTCATGGACTACGGCTTCCACGCGCCCACCATGAGCTTCCCCGTGCCCGGCACGCTGATGATCGAACCGACCGAGAGTGAACCCAAAGCGGAACTCGACCGGTTCATCCAGGCCATGCTCGGCATTCGCCGCGAGATTCAGGACGTGCAGGACGACCTGATCACCGCCGCCGACAGCCCGCTGAAGCACGCGCCCCACACCCAGGCCGACCTGATCGACATGGACTGGAACCGCGCGTACAGCCGCGAAACCGCCGCCTACCCCACCAGCACGCAGAAACAATGGAAGTACTGGCCCAGCGTCAACCGCGTGGACAACGTCTACGGCGACAGAAACTTCGTGTGCAGCTGCCCACCTGTGGAGGACTGGGTCGAAGTCTAATCTCGTAATCTCGCCAGAAAACAAGATTAGGGTCAGATATTGCAATATCTGACCCTAATCTACTTATAAATTATATTTTAGACATCTTATCTTCTATCCAATCCAATTCACGTCTATAAAGCGCAATAGAATATATATCTAAAGGCTTAGCATGAGCATATGGCCTATCATTAAGAGTTTCAAAGGCGGATTTTAATTTTGACTGATCGGAAAATATAAATTCAAAAATTGACCACTCCTTACATATAATGTTTTTTAGCTCTATCCAGTAAAGTTTATCCATCAGTGCCTCTTTACTATATGCCGCAAGCTGCTTTCTCCTATCTTGAGAAAGGCAGCTCTTAATCCGATCGTCGGTAGTCTGCGATTTATCTTTTAGATAGCTAGCTCTTATAAAATTTAATATGAGTGAGCGCAAATTTGACTCAAGAATATTCATTCTCCGAGATAACAGTGCTAGTTCTTCAGCCCACTCTCCGAATTGAGCTTCATTCTTAGGGGTAACTATACCATCCGATTCAAATGTATTTTTATTTTTAAAGTAGTCTTGGATGGCATTTTCAAAGAGTGCACCCGAAAAAGAGTATTTTCCTGACTGCCTCTTCAATATACCGTATCTATGAAGCGTAAGTTCTTCGGAAGAGAGAATTTTGTGTCCAGATAAGAATTTTTCGCTAGCCAATTTGGTAGCCGGATCAACCCTAAAGAGATGTTTGATGGCAACAGATGAAGTTAGTATTCCATCCTCTTCTATATATGTCGCTAGTAGAACTTTTGCCTCTTCTTGCGAAAGATTATAAGGTTTGTCGCTATCAAGCAATTTCTGATGTATATATGAACCAGCTTTTCGCATCCAAAACGGAATATATCCACACTCTTTTGCGATCATCTCAGGAACAGATTCACCAAATCTAATACCACATAATAATCCTAATTCTCTTATCATAGACACGCTTGCGTTTTCCGAAAGTGGGGTTAGATAATTTTCTGGAATAAAAGAAAGGGCTGCGTTTTCCACACCTGATATAGATTCCTCTCTAAACCAAAAGCCAGATACACCACAAACAACCAATGAGACAATCTTACCCTGACGCTTCAGGTCTTGAAAAATGCTCCTAAAATTACGCCAAAACGGATTAAAATTTTTATTCCAAGAATTATTTGTTGGACTGCTAGGAGTTATATAGTCTATCTCATCAAATATAAATACGATACTCTTTGAACAGGCGATAATTTGCTTCAACAAGTTTTCAGACGCCGTTACAATATCAGGATTTCTATTCTTCGGTATAGATGGAGAAACATATGTTCTACTACCTGAATTTTGGATTGCTTCAGCGAGAGAGTTCATGAGTCCGGCATCATCACACATTGACACGGCATCTCTAGAACA
This genomic interval carries:
- the gcvH gene encoding glycine cleavage system protein GcvH, producing MTTTPTELKYAASHEWLAADGTVGITDFAQEQLGDVVYVELPEVGRVVEAGETIAVVESVKTASDIYAPASGTIVAVNDALSGTPELVNSAPYEGGWLFKLDVTGEGDLMDAAAYEAANN
- the gcvP gene encoding aminomethyl-transferring glycine dehydrogenase — protein: MTRSLTDLLQTADFLDRHVGPTAAEQAAMLAELGVGSLDELSDTTLPESIRFTGDLNVGGPVTEAQALADLKAVAAKNKVFRSYIGMGYSGTHTPGVILRNMLENPGWYTAYTPYQAEISQGRLEMLLNFQQAIMDLTAMPVCNASLLDEATAAAEAMTLAKRAGKSKGSTLYVAQDVHPQTIDVIRTRAEYFGYDIVTGPADAELPEGTFAALVQTPGTYGDLHDLSPIAERVHASGGLLIAATDLLASALVKPVGEMGADIVIGSAQRFGVPMGFGGPHAAFLACRSDFQRSMPGRVIGVSKDVTGRPALRMAMQTREQHIRREKATSNICTAQALLANMAAAYAVYHGPEGIRTIAERTHRLTGILAAALHEGGFVVSESFFDTISFHGDVDAIQARAEAKGINLRYHRSEGRGSDENRVSVSLDETVTVADLADIIEVITGKAADVLALDGQAVDGIPADLKRTSEYLSHPVFNTHHSEHGMLRYLKSLENKDYSLTHGMIPLGSCTMKLNATTEMIPVTWPEFGQLHPFAPADQTEGYAEMLAELEAWLADITGYDAVSLQPNSGAQGEYAGLLVIRKYHESRGEAHRTICLIPASAHGTNPASAAMMGMQVVVVKTDADGNIDMDDLKAQAEKHSENLGALMITYPSTHGVYEERVTEACELIHQHGGQVYLDGANMNAQVGLTKPGLIGSDVSHLNLHKTFAIPHGGGGPGMGPIGVKAHLAPFLPNHAVRPTSDSSTGAVSAAPYGSASILPISYLYIRLLGARGLKVATQVALLNANYIAHHLKGAFPVLYTGRNDRVAHECIIDLRPLKAASGISEEDVAKRLMDYGFHAPTMSFPVPGTLMIEPTESEPKAELDRFIQAMLGIRREIQDVQDDLITAADSPLKHAPHTQADLIDMDWNRAYSRETAAYPTSTQKQWKYWPSVNRVDNVYGDRNFVCSCPPVEDWVEV